The Arachis hypogaea cultivar Tifrunner chromosome 19, arahy.Tifrunner.gnm2.J5K5, whole genome shotgun sequence genome has a window encoding:
- the LOC112779941 gene encoding L-Ala-D/L-amino acid epimerase isoform X2: protein MFHSQKKLLITIETSLSFYCSFAALFSKIMVSSSAPATAAAAITFGFKNLMETFTVDVYRAENRPLNVPLIAPFTIASSRLEMVENVAVRIELSNGSVGWGEAPILPFVTAEDQKTAMAKASEACAFLRRCPSLTLGSMLEDIGNSDEFFKVAAPLETLGRAAAELRIMKRTRIGMDLQFDMVEVDAFVKQPDGLLFSWYECFQCYCRLMHGQRI, encoded by the exons AtgtttcattcacaaaagaaattGTTGATAACAATTGAAACCTCCTTGTCTTTTTATTGCTCCTTTGCTGCTTTATTCTCTAAAATCATGGTTTCTTCTTCTGCACCTGCAACAGCAGCAGCGGCCATCACTTTTGGCTTCAAGAATTTGATGGAAACTTTCACTGTTGATGTGTACAGAGCAGAGAACAGGCCACTGAACGTGCCCTTGATTGCACCTTTTACCATTGCATCATCAAGGTTGGAGATGGTAGAGAACGTGGCCGTTAGAATTGAGCTCAGCAATGGCTCTGTGGGTTGGGGTGAGGCACCAATTCTGCCTTTTGTTACTGCTGAGGACCAGAAAACTGCCATGGCCAAGGCTTCTGAGGCATGTGCCTTTCTCAGGAGATGTCCTTCACTGACACTGGGTTCCATGTTGGAGGACATTGGCAATTCTGATGAGTTCTTCAAG GTGGCTGCACCTCTGGAGACATTGGGGAGGGCTGCAGCTGAACTAAGAATCATGAAAAGAACTCGCATTG GTATGGATTTGCAATTTGATATGGTGGAGGTTGATGCTTTTGTCAAACAGCCAGATGGTTTACTCTTTAGTTGGTATGAATGTTTTCAGTGCTACTGCCGCTTAATGCACG GTCAGAGAATTTAG
- the LOC112779941 gene encoding L-Ala-D/L-amino acid epimerase isoform X4, giving the protein METFTVDVYRAENRPLNVPLIAPFTIASSRLEMVENVAVRIELSNGSVGWGEAPILPFVTAEDQKTAMAKASEACAFLRRCPSLTLGSMLEDIGNSDEFFKVAAPLETLGRAAAELRIMKRTRIGMDLQFDMVEVDAFVKQPDGLLFSWYECFQCYCRLMHGFSLAGLEHDTKHILE; this is encoded by the exons ATGGAAACTTTCACTGTTGATGTGTACAGAGCAGAGAACAGGCCACTGAACGTGCCCTTGATTGCACCTTTTACCATTGCATCATCAAGGTTGGAGATGGTAGAGAACGTGGCCGTTAGAATTGAGCTCAGCAATGGCTCTGTGGGTTGGGGTGAGGCACCAATTCTGCCTTTTGTTACTGCTGAGGACCAGAAAACTGCCATGGCCAAGGCTTCTGAGGCATGTGCCTTTCTCAGGAGATGTCCTTCACTGACACTGGGTTCCATGTTGGAGGACATTGGCAATTCTGATGAGTTCTTCAAG GTGGCTGCACCTCTGGAGACATTGGGGAGGGCTGCAGCTGAACTAAGAATCATGAAAAGAACTCGCATTG GTATGGATTTGCAATTTGATATGGTGGAGGTTGATGCTTTTGTCAAACAGCCAGATGGTTTACTCTTTAGTTGGTATGAATGTTTTCAGTGCTACTGCCGCTTAATGCACG GATTCAGTTTGGCTGGACTTGAACATGACACAAAACACATACTTGAATGA
- the LOC112779941 gene encoding anoctamin-like protein Os01g0706700 isoform X5, whose amino-acid sequence MVENVAVRIELSNGSVGWGEAPILPFVTAEDQKTAMAKASEACAFLRRCPSLTLGSMLEDIGNSDEFFKVAAPLETLGRAAAELRIMKRTRIGMDLQFDMVEVDAFVKQPDGLLFSWYECFQCYCRLMHGIVREFSSAPCFLHCGHTMGYYVFSVLETEKCFTFSQVAYYLWKCS is encoded by the exons ATGGTAGAGAACGTGGCCGTTAGAATTGAGCTCAGCAATGGCTCTGTGGGTTGGGGTGAGGCACCAATTCTGCCTTTTGTTACTGCTGAGGACCAGAAAACTGCCATGGCCAAGGCTTCTGAGGCATGTGCCTTTCTCAGGAGATGTCCTTCACTGACACTGGGTTCCATGTTGGAGGACATTGGCAATTCTGATGAGTTCTTCAAG GTGGCTGCACCTCTGGAGACATTGGGGAGGGCTGCAGCTGAACTAAGAATCATGAAAAGAACTCGCATTG GTATGGATTTGCAATTTGATATGGTGGAGGTTGATGCTTTTGTCAAACAGCCAGATGGTTTACTCTTTAGTTGGTATGAATGTTTTCAGTGCTACTGCCGCTTAATGCACGGTATT GTCAGAGAATTTAGTAGTGCTCCCTGCTTTCTTCATTGCGGTCATACTATGGGCTATTATGTTTTCTCAGTTCTGGAAACGGAAAAATGCTTCACTTTTAGCCAG GTGGCCTATTACCTATGGAAATGCAGTTGA
- the LOC112779941 gene encoding L-Ala-D/L-amino acid epimerase isoform X1: protein MFHSQKKLLITIETSLSFYCSFAALFSKIMVSSSAPATAAAAITFGFKNLMETFTVDVYRAENRPLNVPLIAPFTIASSRLEMVENVAVRIELSNGSVGWGEAPILPFVTAEDQKTAMAKASEACAFLRRCPSLTLGSMLEDIGNSDEFFKVAAPLETLGRAAAELRIMKRTRIGMDLQFDMVEVDAFVKQPDGLLFSWYECFQCYCRLMHGIVSSCHSRLSSFRLWS, encoded by the exons AtgtttcattcacaaaagaaattGTTGATAACAATTGAAACCTCCTTGTCTTTTTATTGCTCCTTTGCTGCTTTATTCTCTAAAATCATGGTTTCTTCTTCTGCACCTGCAACAGCAGCAGCGGCCATCACTTTTGGCTTCAAGAATTTGATGGAAACTTTCACTGTTGATGTGTACAGAGCAGAGAACAGGCCACTGAACGTGCCCTTGATTGCACCTTTTACCATTGCATCATCAAGGTTGGAGATGGTAGAGAACGTGGCCGTTAGAATTGAGCTCAGCAATGGCTCTGTGGGTTGGGGTGAGGCACCAATTCTGCCTTTTGTTACTGCTGAGGACCAGAAAACTGCCATGGCCAAGGCTTCTGAGGCATGTGCCTTTCTCAGGAGATGTCCTTCACTGACACTGGGTTCCATGTTGGAGGACATTGGCAATTCTGATGAGTTCTTCAAG GTGGCTGCACCTCTGGAGACATTGGGGAGGGCTGCAGCTGAACTAAGAATCATGAAAAGAACTCGCATTG GTATGGATTTGCAATTTGATATGGTGGAGGTTGATGCTTTTGTCAAACAGCCAGATGGTTTACTCTTTAGTTGGTATGAATGTTTTCAGTGCTACTGCCGCTTAATGCACGGTATTGTGAGTTCTTGTCATAGCCGTTTATCAAGTTTTCGATTATGGTCCTAA
- the LOC112779941 gene encoding L-Ala-D/L-amino acid epimerase isoform X3, with protein sequence METFTVDVYRAENRPLNVPLIAPFTIASSRLEMVENVAVRIELSNGSVGWGEAPILPFVTAEDQKTAMAKASEACAFLRRCPSLTLGSMLEDIGNSDEFFKVAAPLETLGRAAAELRIMKRTRIGMDLQFDMVEVDAFVKQPDGLLFSWSENLVVLPAFFIAVILWAIMFSQFWKRKNASLLARWPITYGNAVDEEYKVVGMKGNAQPG encoded by the exons ATGGAAACTTTCACTGTTGATGTGTACAGAGCAGAGAACAGGCCACTGAACGTGCCCTTGATTGCACCTTTTACCATTGCATCATCAAGGTTGGAGATGGTAGAGAACGTGGCCGTTAGAATTGAGCTCAGCAATGGCTCTGTGGGTTGGGGTGAGGCACCAATTCTGCCTTTTGTTACTGCTGAGGACCAGAAAACTGCCATGGCCAAGGCTTCTGAGGCATGTGCCTTTCTCAGGAGATGTCCTTCACTGACACTGGGTTCCATGTTGGAGGACATTGGCAATTCTGATGAGTTCTTCAAG GTGGCTGCACCTCTGGAGACATTGGGGAGGGCTGCAGCTGAACTAAGAATCATGAAAAGAACTCGCATTG GTATGGATTTGCAATTTGATATGGTGGAGGTTGATGCTTTTGTCAAACAGCCAGATGGTTTACTCTTTAGTTG GTCAGAGAATTTAGTAGTGCTCCCTGCTTTCTTCATTGCGGTCATACTATGGGCTATTATGTTTTCTCAGTTCTGGAAACGGAAAAATGCTTCACTTTTAGCCAG GTGGCCTATTACCTATGGAAATGCAGTTGATGAAGAATACAAGGTTGTTGGCATGAAGGGTAATGCTCAACCCGGATAG